A genomic region of Leptolyngbya sp. NIES-2104 contains the following coding sequences:
- a CDS encoding aspartate aminotransferase, with translation MNLPWISPADRLTKLPQYVFARLDELKANARAQGVDLIDLGMGNPDGATPAPIVESAMHAIQDSKNHGYPPFEGTASFRKAITDWYRRRYGVDLNPDGEALPLLGSKEGLTHLALAYLDPGDVVLVPSPSYPPHFRGPLIAGATLYPMVLKAEQSWLIDLAAIPDEVAQRAKILYFNYPSNPTTATAPREFFEEIVAFARRHEILLVHDQAYAELAFDGYQPTSLLEIPGAKDIGVEFHTLSKTYNMAGWRVGFVVGNQNVIQGLRTLKTNLDYGIFSAIQTAAETALNLPDRYLVEVQDRYRTRRDFLIDGLTELGWSIPRPNATMYLWIPVPSGMGSTDFALKVLQKTGVVVTPGNAFGAGGEGYVRISLIADCDRLGEALNRLKQAGVRYA, from the coding sequence ATGAATTTGCCCTGGATTTCTCCTGCCGATCGTTTAACGAAGCTGCCTCAATATGTCTTTGCGCGTCTCGATGAACTCAAAGCCAACGCCAGAGCGCAAGGTGTGGATTTGATCGATTTGGGAATGGGAAATCCAGACGGGGCAACTCCAGCCCCGATCGTGGAATCGGCAATGCACGCGATCCAAGATTCTAAGAATCATGGTTATCCGCCGTTTGAGGGCACAGCCAGCTTTCGGAAAGCGATCACGGATTGGTATCGTCGGCGGTACGGAGTCGATCTCAATCCTGACGGGGAAGCATTACCACTTTTAGGATCGAAAGAGGGATTAACGCATTTGGCGCTGGCGTATCTCGATCCGGGGGATGTTGTTCTGGTTCCAAGTCCCTCTTATCCGCCGCATTTTCGAGGTCCATTGATTGCGGGTGCGACACTGTATCCGATGGTGTTGAAAGCTGAGCAGAGCTGGTTGATTGACTTAGCTGCGATTCCAGATGAAGTCGCGCAACGGGCGAAAATTCTGTATTTCAACTATCCGAGCAATCCGACAACTGCAACGGCTCCCCGCGAATTTTTTGAGGAAATCGTGGCGTTTGCGCGTCGGCATGAGATTTTACTGGTACACGATCAAGCGTATGCAGAATTAGCGTTTGATGGATATCAGCCGACCAGTTTGCTCGAAATTCCAGGCGCAAAAGATATTGGTGTAGAGTTTCATACCCTGTCCAAAACGTACAACATGGCAGGTTGGCGAGTTGGCTTTGTGGTGGGCAATCAGAATGTCATTCAGGGGTTACGGACGCTGAAGACGAATCTGGATTATGGAATTTTTTCAGCGATTCAGACCGCAGCAGAAACAGCGTTGAATTTGCCCGATCGCTATTTAGTCGAAGTGCAAGACCGCTACCGAACGCGCCGCGATTTTCTGATTGATGGACTCACAGAACTGGGTTGGTCGATTCCAAGACCGAACGCAACGATGTATCTTTGGATTCCGGTTCCATCTGGAATGGGTTCGACCGATTTCGCCTTGAAAGTGCTGCAAAAAACCGGGGTTGTTGTGACTCCAGGAAATGCGTTTGGAGCGGGCGGCGAAGGGTATGTGCGAATTAGCTTGATCGCAGACTGCGATCGCTTAGGAGAAGCCCTCAACCGATTGAAGCAAGCCGGAGTTCGGTACGCTTAA
- a CDS encoding alpha/beta hydrolase: MSRHLLTIESFETNGFRFPGYMVSSTAPINVEEKEDLNVDALRDRDPTEVIQEIAKYLIESDGNAEVLIAIHGYNSEPSGARWWYEETRRYIHQNFANQVAPNFMVIGYRWPSEKVMPDNVGKTFRGSLQFLQIMMKAFKALPKPLAIVGVFSLALWVIGGIFSTIIEALKLVSNFTILTAASFVLTISLFVVVTILTIFVLRISGYFRDTYRAANYGVADLVEFIRQLDHQIVQQSPNGNPTRIRLNFLGHSMGAYVVTNTVRILSDVFDRDSIGNLEISNQKKCPSPNIGNVFRLSRLVLVAPDISAEAIISGRGNSLRSSLRRFDEAYLFSNEGDMVLKIASTAANYFSFPAITRDGGYRLGNVTVRNPGKFGIERNGIVNLDPSGKLLPLKGNDFLDCLFIREDFPLSKRQAEIGLEGDRFIAELFTYFDCTNYKENGKGIVSQALGKPFLNLKDYIALIFSGKDGHNGLIYEKDADFGRWLMYGLSSLGFEKLLKTIDPNQSNEQALLNLLSEHCEAKGIQVLLANERYDCTVLHKSCDRQGY; the protein is encoded by the coding sequence ATGAGCCGCCATCTACTTACGATCGAATCCTTTGAGACGAATGGATTTCGTTTTCCAGGCTATATGGTGAGTAGTACGGCTCCGATTAATGTTGAGGAAAAAGAAGATCTAAATGTCGATGCGCTTCGCGACCGAGATCCGACTGAAGTCATTCAAGAAATCGCTAAATACTTGATCGAAAGTGATGGAAATGCTGAGGTTCTAATCGCGATTCATGGTTATAACTCAGAGCCATCCGGTGCAAGATGGTGGTATGAAGAAACGCGCCGATATATTCATCAGAATTTTGCCAATCAGGTCGCTCCAAACTTCATGGTGATTGGCTATCGATGGCCCTCTGAAAAAGTGATGCCCGATAATGTTGGTAAAACGTTTCGGGGTAGCTTGCAGTTTCTTCAGATTATGATGAAGGCGTTCAAAGCCTTACCGAAACCTTTAGCGATCGTAGGCGTTTTTAGTCTTGCACTTTGGGTAATTGGTGGAATTTTCAGCACGATTATTGAAGCACTAAAACTGGTCAGTAATTTCACAATTCTCACCGCAGCTTCTTTCGTTCTAACGATCTCCTTATTTGTTGTTGTTACTATTCTGACGATCTTTGTTTTAAGAATTTCTGGATATTTTCGAGATACTTATCGAGCAGCAAATTACGGGGTTGCTGATTTAGTTGAATTTATCCGTCAGCTTGATCATCAGATTGTGCAGCAATCTCCGAACGGCAACCCAACTCGAATTCGGCTGAATTTTCTCGGTCACAGTATGGGTGCGTATGTTGTGACGAATACGGTTCGGATTTTGTCGGATGTCTTCGATCGAGACTCGATCGGAAATCTCGAAATTAGTAATCAGAAAAAATGCCCGTCTCCAAATATTGGAAATGTCTTTCGATTAAGCCGATTAGTTTTAGTAGCACCGGACATTTCGGCTGAGGCAATTATTTCAGGTCGAGGCAATTCTTTAAGATCTTCACTGCGTCGTTTTGATGAGGCTTATCTCTTCAGCAATGAAGGCGATATGGTGCTGAAAATTGCCTCTACTGCGGCAAACTATTTCAGCTTTCCAGCCATTACTCGTGACGGTGGTTATCGTCTAGGAAACGTAACTGTGAGGAATCCTGGAAAGTTTGGAATTGAGAGAAACGGCATTGTAAATTTAGACCCCAGTGGTAAACTGCTTCCCTTAAAAGGCAACGATTTTCTCGATTGCCTATTTATCCGCGAAGACTTTCCGCTTTCCAAACGACAAGCAGAAATCGGACTAGAAGGAGATCGCTTTATCGCAGAATTGTTCACCTATTTCGACTGCACCAATTACAAAGAAAACGGTAAAGGAATCGTCAGTCAAGCCCTTGGAAAACCATTTCTCAACCTCAAAGATTACATCGCTCTCATCTTTTCCGGCAAAGATGGACACAATGGACTGATCTATGAGAAAGATGCCGATTTTGGTCGTTGGTTAATGTACGGATTAAGCAGTTTGGGATTTGAGAAATTACTGAAAACGATCGACCCCAATCAAAGCAACGAACAAGCCCTGCTCAATCTTCTTTCTGAACACTGCGAGGCGAAAGGCATTCAGGTTTTACTAGCGAATGAGCGATACGACTGCACCGTCTTACATAAATCGTGCGATCGACAAGGCTACTAA